TTTTATTGCACTTACTTACAGTAACTACAAGTTTTACTTCACATTAACTCGGGTAATCTTCAGGTTATTTGTTTCACGTCACCACTCTGCCGCGATGCCCCGTGTGCGTGCGCACATGTGCAGTGCTGacagacgcacgcacgcacgcaaatCAAAAAAATCCTGCATTATGAAAACCTTAGTGAGCATTTGGATCGATGTCcattaacttttgtttttaaaaaatgttaacacACCATGAAACTACAACTGATACAGATTCAAAGGGAAAagattacatttcattacagtGATAAAGGCAAATAAGGGAAACAAACTAACTCAATAAACTGCAGTTAGTAACAATCCTGTTCAGCAAAGTCATGTTAAGACGGAACTTACTTTGCCAACCTTAACTTCTCATGTGGAAACTTTGACCCACTTTGATGATGATCTTTTTGTTCACAGTCACTGAATAACTATGTACTTCCCTCATTTTTCTCGCGATAGCTACATCATCGAACACACATCAGTCACGTCAATAAGTGATCATATCACCGTTCATAATGCTAAAGCACTCACTGTCCTCAGTTTAGTAGTAAAGTCTAAGGCTGGTTCAAACTGATATAGTTAATCACAAAACTAGGTTTGTACCAGGACTGTTTTAAGttaaagaccccctctgatgaaaatcaagttttcaatcttgttaacatccatatgatgttttgactgcatatttccaccttggaactgcagtgaaccaatgactcAACTGTCTTGAAAAAAACGgcttcagacagccagggattcataCATCATAACTAtggaaccaatcctgtcaacttgcaGGGACAGGTAGCGGGGCTAAAAGTTAACAAAGAGTGTAAAAATTATGCTAACTACCGTAACTGTTCTGATACGTCTGGTAGTCGCTGATTTGGTAACAGACTCAGtgtgggtctgactgaggctcaaacatctCTGATGTTTGTCGTGACAATGCATCTCTTAACAAAGAGGCAAAAAAGTGGAGACAGCGTTGTAGGCAGTGGTCTGCAAGGCGCTTAAATACATTGCGACATGTTAAAAAAATTCTGCAATATTCAAAATTTTAAATTCTTTCGTTTGGTCTAATGGTAGGGTCTCAGTAGAACTATTGCCTAAACTGTCCCCACGATTTCCGGTGGTAGTGCTCTGTTTCATCAGTATCCGTAAGGTTTCAGGAAACCCACACGAATATGAGCAAAATTATTACGAAGTACGGACAGAAAGGCTCTGACCACATCTGTGTCTAACATTGATCATAAATGAGCCTTCAGTCTGCTATGATTAATTAGTCATGGTTCCACAGATTTACCAAACATTTACAAAGCCAAAACCAGGTTACAACAATGCTTGTAAACGCAtcgcacacacatgcgcgcgcacgcacgcacgcacgcacgcacgcacgcacgcacgcacgcacgcacgcacacacacacacacacacacacacacacacacacacacacacgagtcaTTAACAATCTTTGCTTGTTCGTTTGTTGTATAATCAGTTGGCCATTTCTGATTGGGCAACACTTATGGCAATGCAAAAGAGGTTGATAAATATTAAGGCCCTTCATAGCAGCACATATGACAACAAACAGCCGATGCATTGAGGATCTACCAGGATTATTAGGTATGATATGAGTACTTCATGAAGAACTTATGTTTTTCTAGGAAAACTGAAATTGTTCATACTGTACATGGTTTCTTATGgaaataataattcatatgCAAATGCTAATGATGAGAATTGCACTGAAttgaagaaaatcaaaaacatggAACCAGAAGTTACTATCAACAAGACTGATGTTGTGGCTGACATACATCCCTGCTATGAAATAGATAACTTTAACTACATACTGAAGAGCACCCCTTCTGTTATATGTGTATTACTATATGTTTTCCTTGTACTTTTGTCTGTTATTACAATATGTGGAAATCTTCTTGTTATAATCTCCATAATTTACTTCAAACAGctccacacacccacaaactACCTGATTCTCTCTCTGGCTATGGCTGACCTGCTTGTTGGGATTGTAGTTTTTCCTTTCAGCATGGCGTTCTCTCTCAGCTCATGTCTGTATTATGAAAGTTTATTTTGCAAAGTAAGGGGCAGTTGTGATATATCACTCAGTACATGTTCTATTCTGAACTTGTGCTGTATTTCTATTGACAGATATTATGCTGTGTGTCAGCCTCTGAcatataaaactaaaattaaccattgtgttgttgtgatcaTGATCCTGGGGAGCTGGGGTATCTCTGCTCTCATTGGAATTGGTGTAATAATTGCAGgattaaacaatgaaaaatgtgagGAAAGGTGTTTAATCGATGTTCTCATAGCAAACACTATTGGAcctattttatcattttacctCCCAGTGATCATAATGCTCTGTATCTACCTAAAGATTTTTCTTGTTGCTCAGAGACAGGCACGCAGCATCCAGAACACAACCTGTCACAGCACAAAGTCTGGAGCTGCTGTCAgtaagatggagagaaaggccACAAAAACGCTGGCTACTGTTTTGGGAGTTTTTCTTGTATGTTGGACTCCTttctttttatgcatcaccTTTCTGCCTTTTTCTAATAATCCAGTACCAGTTAATGTGATTGAGACTCTTAATTGGCTTACATTGTCAAATTCAATGCTGAATCCATTTATCTATGCTTTCTTTTACAGCTGGTTCAGATCAGCTTTCAGAATGATCATTTCAGGGAAAATATTCCAAGGGGA
The window above is part of the Seriola aureovittata isolate HTS-2021-v1 ecotype China chromosome 19, ASM2101889v1, whole genome shotgun sequence genome. Proteins encoded here:
- the LOC130187610 gene encoding trace amine-associated receptor 1-like, with amino-acid sequence MEPEVTINKTDVVADIHPCYEIDNFNYILKSTPSVICVLLYVFLVLLSVITICGNLLVIISIIYFKQLHTPTNYLILSLAMADLLVGIVVFPFSMAFSLSSCLYYESLFYRYYAVCQPLTYKTKINHCVVVIMILGSWGISALIGIGVIIAGLNNEKCEERCLIDVLIANTIGPILSFYLPVIIMLCIYLKIFLVAQRQARSIQNTTCHSTKSGAAVSKMERKATKTLATVLGVFLVCWTPFFLCITFLPFSNNPVPVNVIETLNWLTLSNSMLNPFIYAFFYSWFRSAFRMIISGKIFQGDFVNAKLF